The following DNA comes from Solanum stenotomum isolate F172 chromosome 11, ASM1918654v1, whole genome shotgun sequence.
GGAACATTGTTTGTCTTGTCACGGAAGCCTACAAACTCAACTCAGAAGCACCATGGTAATGTGAACCAATCCAATAGACAATGAATGGAAGCTTACAGACGGGAACTACTTACCTAATCGAGGCAAAGCTGGAGCTGGGGACATGATGAAAATGATTGACAGGATGCGAATCCCTACCTTTCGAATCAGGGCAAAGAAAAACTCAGGATGGCACTTTGACCCTCCTTAGTTCACTCATTTAGGAACATCTTGAAGGTTGTTGAACCAGGTTAGACGCCCCGGTTTCAATACATAATTTGCATGAGTAATTACAATTATACTAGTAATCTTATGTCTGTAGTTGaagctaattatacaaactctaTCTGGtctgctatttttttttccaataacaCATATGAACTTCAtgaatcatttataaaattattcaaaaaaatatatgtcaATCATTAATTAGGCAAACATTGGGGGGAAATCAAATACAATTCAATTGAACAAACAATgtgaagaaaaaataacaattggACACGCATTGAACCATCCTTGCAGCTTGAATAGGATGGAAAAGCTGAAATAATACCGAAAAATTTCTCAAAGGCAAGTGATAGAGATGTTAGTTCACGAAATGACAGTTCCTCCTAATCTCTCCGTTTCGACCTGTGAGGACATCCAAAGTACCCATGTGAATCATTGCTGCTGCAAACTTCCTAGACCAAAGGGAACCAAATCTAGCATTGTAGTTCACCAATCTAGCAGTTGTTGGGTTTGCCATCAATGCCTGATCTGAAATCATAAGTCCCTTTTGACTCTTTAAAGCCAAGTAGTATCTGTTATCCAACCTGTTTGGTGTCAGGGCATCAAGGTTCGCGGGATTAGCAGCTCCCGTCCCATTTGTAAGTGCTTCTGGTGGACAAATGGACTTCAAGAAGTCTGCGTATTCAGGATCAATTGGAAGATTTTGTTGATTGTTTTGAGGGTACAAACGGCTAGCAAAAACACCGCAATGTGCAATACCAATGGAATGCGCGCCAGAGAGAGTCACCATTTCATCAACCGACATACCTTTCCTTGCAAAACTCTTGATGAGTTCCGTGGCATTGACAAAAGGAGAAGGAAGATTAGTCAATGTTTCAGAGTCAATAGAAACACGACCATCACGACGTCCAGCTTGGACATCATAGTATATTCTCCCAACTTTGTAAGAACTGTCCCGAGCAGCAAATGCAACTATATCTGCACACGAAACGACTCCAGGGCATGCAGCTTCAAGTGCAGCTTTTGCAGCATCAATTACCTCAAAACCTCTTAAACTGTTCTTGTTGGGAATACCTTCCTTCTCGGAGTTTGGTCCATCCAATAACACAGATGCATCACACCCCTAATTAAAGTACAGGACACGTTATCGTTATTAATCTAATCATCAagttaacaaaataaaaatattaagattAAATTTGTACGTACCCTGACAAAGCAATCATGAAAATGTAACCTGATAAGGCCAGCAGCAATGCCTGGATTACGAGAGATGGCTATGTTTACAAAATGCTGAACAATGTTTTCGGCATAGGGACAAGTATATCTATAGTATCCTACTTTAATTGATGGCCAATATGGTGTTCGATAAGCAAGAATAGACGATGAAAATGACAAAATGAGGCAAGCAAAAAGTGCAAGATTTATGCCTTTGGAATCCATTTGAGACTTCAAAGACAGTATGCTGTTTTCTTAGTAATTGGATTTTCTCAGTTGATGGATATAACTTAGGAACAAATTGATGTATTTATAGTTTGAGAATTTCTTGAAGAAGTCTATAATTACAAAACGTGCTAGGTTGTATATTACCAACTGTTTGAACTATTCTTGAGCTTGTCTGACCTTTCAAAAATTCCATGTACAACTACCATCTTATGCCAATTGTCATCCATGAAATAAACAGTACTTCATTTGAATCGctatggagtttaagaaatatagAAATGAAGAGACTTTCGAaatttgtggtcttaaacatgttatAAACCTTTTAGAACTTGTACCCTTAATAATGTTATTACATTTTTGTGATtataattgaagtttttcattaAGCATAAAATTGCAAATATATATGTCGAGAAGCTAATAAAGTCGCGGACCCTAGTGAGTCTTTTTGTAACTCCTAACAGCAACTTCATAAAAGGCTAAAGGTCCAATCCAACTAGACAAGAGCCAAATACCTTCTATAAGGATCAAATACGGCGAAGGCAATTTTTAGTTGCAAGGATTGGAATGTATGTGTCTTATGCTTTGGTTCCCCTTCCCTCTTTTTTGTAAACAGTAAATTGTTTTTAGATCTAGAATGTGACATTCTTTCTGGAACGGATGGAAAATGAAAGTGTctcacaaattgaaataaagagaCATTTGACTTCAAATTAATGTCTTGTGCCATGgtactagaaaaaaaaaaccacttGGAGATTGAATTagcttgtttaattcattagtTGGTTGCCATTACATATGACTTTCCATATACTTGTACTTTATCTTGTTAGTATTAGTCTAAAAACTCCAATCTTCCTATTTTATTACAAGTAGtgtaataaaatagaataatcttggttcttttcattttgtaagatttaaataagaaaaaagataaaaggaaAAACTATCAAGTAGATTATATACTTTTGGTATATACGTGCAAAGtgcataatttaataataatctatataaAGTATGTAGGTTCCCTCAATCATTGTCTTCTATACTATTTTCAGAGTGCTCAACTAAGGATGTTGTTTGATACGATAGAGAATGTTTTCCTGAAAAATAAGTGATTACTGGTTCGACAATTGAAATGACAGTCATTTAGAGAGTGTATATGAGTTATTTTGAATTCTTCAAAAAGTGAACAGTTTCCAAGTGGACTTCAGTATAACCATTGTTGAGATGTAATGAACTCATATTGTATTGAAATGGATAATTGGAATTACACGTACAAATATAAGAGTTCGTCATTACAATTACTCCAAACTAGTAACAAATCTTCCGgggaagaaaaagaaacggaAAGTGTAACTCTGTTGTTTTGATGATCTTCACAAACCATGGGACCTGGTCCAATGAGTCAAGCATGTATCTCTGTGAAACGGGGAACAACTGTAAAACTGCCAGCACGGGAAAAGAGGACAATGTCCTCAACCAATGGGAGGACACTAGGAAGTTTTGTTCAGAGGATAATATAACCTCATTGAAATGAAACAACATAGTTAAGACAATTGAGCACAACTCTTAAGCATAACACAAGCTTCCAAGAACTGcaagggacctgatagagttATCAAGTGTTTTGTTTGTTGTGATTAAAAGATTGTGTCTTATGTGTTTCAACTTGTAAGATCCGTTCCTAATCTATAAAGGAATAGATCGTGTCTTTATTATTTCAGCCAACAATGAGTATAGTTAGAGTTAACTGTGTAGTATATGTGATTGAAGTCTATATtaactagagttagttgatATAGTGGGCAATAGAGCTATTGTTTCAGCTCGTCTTTCTGTAATAGGGGTGATACAGGTTGCAGGATTTAGTCTGTGTACCTTTGATTGGAGTCTGTATACTGTATTCACTAGTTGCTTGAAGATAGTAAAGGCAGTTGGAAAATACTGTTTGACAGGTCGTGATTTTCCTCCCTttagcaaggaggtttccacgtaaaactcCTTGTTGTTTTCACTATGTATTTTTAGTTTCCTTTACTGCACTTAAGTGTAACAGCGACCCGGTCCCATAGCACGTGGTGCACTCACCTAAACTATCAGAAAGGAATATGGGAGGAAGGTTACCGAATTAATCTAAGCAACTAAGAGATAAAGAGACAACTTCATAGCATAACACCGAATAGATTATTTCCCTCTTTTGTATATAGGCATCTTTCCAGGGTCCCAAATATATTTAACGATTCCTCATTCATAACATTGAGACACCAAGGAATTCCAGTAGAGAGTGAACTAATTGTAGTCCTGAATGATAACATCTTCCAGTTGTTACCAAATTGCGAGTACTGAAGATATATGGATTGACAGTTTTTTGGAATAATAGTTCTTGTCCTCCAAAGAAGGAAAGAACTGTCCCGAGCAGCAAAGGCCGACTGGCCGAGTATGTGAAGATGTGATGGCACAATTGGATTTCACTCTCtcatttcatttgtattttAATGCCTTCCAAAGAAGGAAAGAACACTTGAATCATGGTGTTGGTAAACAGAATGTCTTATTTGCCTAACAATTTCATAGTGTTTTGACATCCAATTAGGATAGCCTATCAAATGAGGTTAAAGGAACTGTATTTTCTTACCATCCACTTATAAAATATATTCTGAAAACTCCTTTCAATCAATTGGACAAACATTAGgggaaaaaataatacaattgaaCAAACAATGTGAAGAAAACAAGCAAAAACAATTGGATAGTTTGAATAGGGCTGGAGAAGTTGAAAGAATACTGAAAACTTTCTCAAAAGCAAATGATAGAGATGTTAGTTGACGAAATGACAGTTCCTCCTGATCTCTCCGTTTCGACCTGTCAGGACATCCAAAGTACCCATGTGAATCATTGCTGCTGCAAACTTCCTTGACCAAAGGGAACCAAATCTAGCATTATAGTTCACCAATCTAGAAGTTGTCGGGTTTGCCATCAATGCCTGATCTGAAATCATAAGTCCCTTTTGACTCTTTAAAGCCAAGTAATATCTGTTATCCAACCTGTTTGGTGTCAGGGCATCAAGGTTCGCGGGATTAGCAGCTCCAGTTCCATTTGTAAGTGCTTCTGGTGGACAAATGGACTTCAAGAAGTCCGCGTATTCAGGATCAATTGGAAGATTTTGTTGATTGTTTTGAGGGTACAAACGGCTAGCAAAAACACCGCAATGTGCAATACCAATGGAATGCGCGCCAGAAAGGGTCACCATTTCATCAACCGACATACCTTTCCTTGCAAAACTCTTGATGAGTTCCGTGGCATTGACGAAAGGAGAAGGAAGATTAGTCAATGTTTCAGAGTCAATAGAAACACGACCATCACGACGTCCTGCTTGGACATCATAGTATATTCTCCCAACTTTGTAAGAACTGTCCCGAGCAGCAAAGGCAACAATGTCTGCACACGAGACAGTTCCAGGGCAGGCAGCCTCAAGTGCAGCTTTTGCAGCATCAATCACCTCAAAACCTCGTAAACTGTTCTTGTTGGGAATACCTTCCTTCTCGGAGTTTGGTCCATCCAATAACACAGATGCATCACACCCCTAATTAAAGTACAGGACATGTTAACCATTATAAGATAatcattttaacaaaataaaaatattagcaTTAAATTATTAGTACGTACCCTGACAAAGCAATCGTGGAAATGTAACCTGATAAGGCCAGCAGCAATGCCTGGATTTAGAGAGACAGCTCTGTTTACAACATTTTGAATAATGTGTTCGGCATAGGGGCAAGTATATCTATAGTAACCTACTTTAATCGATGGCCAATATGGTGTTCGATAGGCAAGAATAGACGACGAAAATGATAAAATGAGGCAAACAAAAAGTGAAAGATTGATGCCTTTGGAATCCATTGTTAATTTTGAGACTCAAAAGACACTATATGGTTTTCCTCAAGTGATGGATATATAACTTATGAACATATTGAAGTATTTATAGTTTGAGAAATTCTTGAAGAAGTCTATAATTACAAAACGTGCTAGCTTGTATTATTTCAACTGTTTAAAGTATTATTGAGCTTGTCTGACCTTTGAAGAACTCCACAACTACCCTCTTATGTCAATTGTCACCCATGAAAACAATACTTTATTTGAATAGCtacagagtttaagaaattaGAAATGAAGAGACTTTCGAAATTTGTGGTTTTAAGCATGTTAAAACATTTGTGTGATTATAATAAACGTTTCTCATTAAGCATAAAATTGCTAATGTAAAGTAAATTGTTTTTAGATTTAGAAATATGACATTCTTTCTGAAAcggatgaaaaataaaagtgtctcataaatttaaataaagagACATTTGACTGCATAATTATTAATAtgcttgtttaattcattagtTGGTTGCCAGTATATATGACTTTCATATACTTATATATATCTTGTTAGTACTAGTATTTCTGAAACTTAGTCTACTAACTCCAATATTCCTATTCTATAACAAGTTGtgtaataaaatagaataatctTGAATCTTTGCattttttaagatttaataaagaaaaaattcttgttagttaaatatatatatgtcaatatTAGAAGAAAAACTAGCAAGtagattttatatttaatttaataagcTATATATAGAATGTAGGTTTTCTCAATCATTGTCTTCTATACTATTTCTAGAGTGCTCAACCATAACATATAAACAACCATATCTTAAGAAGAACCAATCTGAAATTAAGGGTGTTGTTTGGAAAAATGAGATTGTATCAAGAATCATGTACAAAAGAATATGAGAACGTCCTCTGGCATCGAGGGAATTGCACGTATAGAGATTCAAAAAAGAATTGATCGTTTTCAGGAAAATAAGTGATTACGCTGGCTCGGGAATTAAGATGGCAACTAAAAGCGCCTGTATGTTTAGTCTTGATATGACTGAAAAATAGAGACAGGATGAAGATGACTGAATTCCAATAGAGGCAGCTTCACTCTAGCAAAAGAGACTTTTAGTGACTTTCCTTTTAAAATATTGCCGCAAAAAcatttagtggcaattaagGTAATGTTATTGCATTTAGAGTCGCTACAGTCTTTAACTACATTAATATAGTGTGTTGGTTATTATTAcccatattatattattgtgactaaatataatatagcgGCAGTAAACCCTAATAACTTATACGAGTCCACCACACACCATAGGACCAGGTCCTTGTCACAATTTAATGCAGTAAACActataatacaaaataaaaacaagaagGATTTTTATGTGGAAACCTCTTTGCTCAAGGGAGGAAAATCATGATCTGCTCCACAAGATTTCTAACTGTTCTTCACTATCTTTAAGCAACAAGTGATAACAAATTCCAATAATCACATAAGGATTAAACTCCTAATCCTACAACTTGTAACAACTCTATTACAGGATTGAGCCAAAGCAATAGCTCTATTACGTACTATATCAACTAAGTCTAGTTAATATAGACTTCAATCACAAGCAAGATGAAACACGCAAGACACAAACTCACAATCAACAAGTAAAGACGCACTTGATaactctatcaggtcccttgCAATTCTTGAAAGCTTGTGGTCTTCTTGAGAGACACAAAAGACCCTTTTTGCTTGATTACTTCCAATGTGAGAACTAAGTAGTTTCCCATAAATAATTTTGGCCATAGAAGATCTCTTGTTCCCATACTTGACATTACATATATTCTTTCAGAGGTTCCAGTAAATAATAATAGGCGGAGTCTGAATGATGAGTTTAGTCGTCCACCATTTGTTATCTGGTGTCATTTTAATAACAATAGAATATCAATTGTTACACATTCTCCTCCATATCAGATTCaataatagaagaaaaagaggcCATCAAGTCAATCACTTATAcaaatataaggaaaaaaacTCCAATCAATTGGACAAACATTGGGGGaaaatgaaatacaattaaattgaacaaacaatgaaaagaaaaaaccaaTAACAATTGAACCATCCTTGCATCTTGAATAGGATGGAGAATTTGAAATAATGAGGCAAATGATAGAGATGTTAGTTGACGAAATGACAGTTCCTCCTGATCTCTCCGTTTCGACCTGTCAGGACATCCAAAGTACCCATGTGAATCATTGCTGCTGCAAACTTCCTTGACCAAAGGGAACCAAATCTAGCATTATAGTTCACCAATCTAGAAGTTGTCGGGTTTGCCATCAATGCCTGATCTGAAATCATAAGTCCCTTTTGACTCTTTAAAGCCAAGTAATATCTGTTATCCAACCTGTTTGGTGTCAGGGCATCAAGGTTCGCGGGATTAGCAGCTCCAGTTCCATTTGTAAGTGCTTCTGGTGGACAAATGGACTTCAAGAAGTCCGCGTATTCAGGATCAATTGGAAGATTTTGTTGATTGTTTTGAGGGTACAAACGGCTAGCAAAAGCACCGCAATGTGCAATACCAATAGAATGCGCGCCAGAAAGGGTCACCATTTCATCAACCGACATACCTTTCCTTGCAAAACTCTTGATGAGTTCCGTGGCATTGACAAAAGGAGAAGGAAGATTAGTCAATGTTTCAGAGTCAATAGAAACACGACCATCACGACGTCCAGCTTGGACATCATAGTATATTCTCCCAACTTTGTAGGAACTGTCCCGAGCAGCAAAGGCAACGATGTCTGCACACGAGACAGTTCCAGGGCAGGCAGCCTCAAGTGCAGCTTTTGCAGCATCAATCACCTCAAAACCTCGTAAACTGTTCTTGTTGGGAATACCTTCCTTCTCGGAGTTTGGTCCATCCAATAACACAGACGCATCACACCCCTAATTAAAGTACAGGACATGTTAACCGCTATAAGATAatcattttaacaaaataaaaatattagcaaTAAATTATTAGTACGTACCCTGACAAAGCAATCGTGGAAATGTAACCTGATAAGGCCAGCAGCAATGCCTGGATTACGAGAGACAGCTCTGTTTACAACATTTTGAACAATGTGTTCGGCATAGGGGCAAGTATATCTATAGTAACCTACTTTAATCGATGGCCAATATGGTGTTCGATAGGCAATAATAGACGACGAAAATGATAAAATCAAGCAAGCAAAAAGTGCAAGAGCTGAAAGATTGATGCCTTTGGAatccatttttaattttttgagacTCAAAAGACACTATGCTTTTCCTCAAGTGATGGATATAACTTATGAACATATTGGAGTATTtatagtttgagaaattaattGAAGGAACCATTCTTAtgttacaaaaacaaaacatgATTGCATGTATATTACCAACTACACTAATGTTGAAGTATTCTTGAACTAATCATCTGACCTTTGATGAATTCCACAGCTACTACCTTACTATGTCTTCATGAGTATAAAGGTTGACAATATTTGTTACCATAATTTCTACTACTactgtttcattttatgttagCACTATTGCATATTAGTCgattccaaaaagaatgacgAAGGGCAAAGTAAGGTAGAGCATGAACCTCTTCGGCAGAAAAGTATACTATTTACACatagttaaaattatatttttcatgtatatagtagatgttgaagcCTATATTCAGCTTcttcgtgtgtttacttcttcatattttgaatcttTATAAAAACATGAGCCGACCCTGAGGATAACatcttttaatatttgaaattaattaaacttcaGATCTTTCATTTTACTCTTAATCACCGACGGAACGCATTGTAATGAAATAAGTACATGAAGAAGCCAATGATGATATTCAACATTtactatatacatataaaataattttgacttttCATTATAtaccatataattttttaatgaatgtGATTCAGATGAACCTCTTGCACCTCATTAAAATTTGTCATATCCTTTTAAACACACAAAAATCTCATCATGGCATTTTAAATAGATCACTAGtttcaaaattctttctttcttaaattataTGTCTAGTCAAATACCCCCACGTAAACTGAGATGGAGAGTTATTACTAGTATTGTGCATAAACTTCATGTTcagtaaaattaataaaattgaaatggtAAAATTTTCTGGTTTTAAATCTAGTGTTCATGAAAAAACAAGTTCCACTTGATTAGTTGCTACCCAATATGTGTACCAACTCAATGTGATAGCATTCTTAATTTGTAAATAAGAGTTTGACTTTCCTCTTTCGTTTGTTAGTGGGCCGTTTAGTACGCGGGATAAGATGGATATCTcaatattaaatttgaattaaatttatatCGTTAACGAAATATAGTATAAATTTAATCTTGAATATTCCATCCAACTTGGAATTGTTTTATCGCACCTCCCAAATGAGATAAATTAGTTTCAGGATATAATTCTGAAATAATTTAATCCATGAACCAAATAATACCTTGGTGTTTTGTGAAATTTggatttattaaataaaaataaaaattcaaggAAAAATTATGCTTACAAGTTGCATATATTTTATACTTCTAAAGTAGAAAAAGTACCAAGTAGATCAAATTAAGTATATGTTGCAAATTGCATCATCTTATACTATTTTAAGAGTGCTCAACCATAACATAGAAATTACTATTCTTcattaatgttttaaaattattataaatattttattaatttcaaattttgaattcacttTTAAATATAAGACTACAAGGATTTGACAGTAGCATAATAACTATCCCCAAaattagggggggggggggataaaattatacaaaaattgaGTTTCATCCTATAAACTTCTTCGATCAACAAAAATAGGACAAAAACATTGGTAAATAGCTCAAATCTTCTTTCAATGACTTTAAATTTAAACCACAATATCAAAATAACATCCCAATGAAAGTCAATCATCAATTTGTCAAAACTCAAAAGATTCAATAAGTCGCAAAATTTATTTGTGagtattcaaacttttaaatatgcCAACAAcgatattttaaactcttttactttaatttaacaataacaatatatttagtgaaacttttcactttaattattcaataatatttaaatacatgATAATAAACATGAATATCACTCTCCGTCAGTTTTTAAACtctttcactttaattcaacaacatatttagtgaatttttttactttaattcaTTCAACAATGTTTAAATACATGATAATAAACATGGATATCACTCTCTGTCAGTttctaagaataaaaaaaatgaaaggaaaaaaaacgaAATAAGAGATCACTCATCTTGTACTTTCAGCTATCATAATcacaaataaacaaattaattttgtttcccctaaatattttaaattaaatatgtacaatatgagctaaatgtggtAAGATATGAAAATATGGACTAATTTTGATTATAAGCT
Coding sequences within:
- the LOC125844593 gene encoding peroxidase 5-like isoform X2, which codes for MDSKGINLSLFVCLILSFSSSILAYRTPYWPSIKVGYYRYTCPYAEHIIQNVVNRAVSLNPGIAAGLIRLHFHDCFVRGCDASVLLDGPNSEKEGIPNKNSLRGFEVIDAAKAALEAACPGTVSCADIVAFAARDSSYKVGRIYYDVQAGRRDGRVSIDSETLTNLPSPFVNATELIKSFARKGMSVDEMVTLSGAHSIGIAHCGVFASRLYPQNNQQNLPIDPEYADFLKSICPPEALTNGTGAANPANLDALTPNRLDNRYYLALKSQKGLMISDQALMANPTTARLVNYNARFGSLWSRKFAAAMIHMGTLDVLTGRNGEIRRNCHFVN
- the LOC125844593 gene encoding peroxidase 5-like isoform X1, with amino-acid sequence MDSKGINLSLFVCLILSFSSSILAYRTPYWPSIKVGYYRYTCPYAEHIIQNVVNRAVSLNPGIAAGLIRLHFHDCFVRGCDASVLLDGPNSEKEGIPNKNSLRGFEVIDAAKAALEAACPGTVSCADIVAFAARDSSYKVGRIYYDVQAGRRDGRVSIDSETLTNLPSPFVNATELIKSFARKGMSVDEMVTLSGAHSIGIAHCGVFASRLYPQNNQQNLPIDPEYADFLKSICPPEALTNGTGAANPANLDALTPNRLDNRYYLALKSQKGLMISDQALMANPTTSRLVNYNARFGSLWSRKFAAAMIHMGTLDVLTGRNGEIRRNCHFVN
- the LOC125844593 gene encoding peroxidase 5-like isoform X3, whose protein sequence is MDSKGINLALFACLILSFSSSILAYRTPYWPSIKVGYYRYTCPYAENIVQHFVNIAISRNPGIAAGLIRLHFHDCFVRGCDASVLLDGPNSEKEGIPNKNSLRGFEVIDAAKAALEAACPGVVSCADIVAFAARDSSYKVGRIYYDVQAGRRDGRVSIDSETLTNLPSPFVNATELIKSFARKGMSVDEMVTLSGAHSIGIAHCGVFASRLYPQNNQQNLPIDPEYADFLKSICPPEALTNGTGAANPANLDALTPNRLDNRYYLALKSQKGLMISDQALMANPTTARLVNYNARFGSLWSRKFAAAMIHMGTLDVLTGRNGEIRRNCHFVN
- the LOC125844594 gene encoding peroxidase 5-like, with the protein product MDSKGINLSALALFACLILSFSSSIIAYRTPYWPSIKVGYYRYTCPYAEHIVQNVVNRAVSRNPGIAAGLIRLHFHDCFVRGCDASVLLDGPNSEKEGIPNKNSLRGFEVIDAAKAALEAACPGTVSCADIVAFAARDSSYKVGRIYYDVQAGRRDGRVSIDSETLTNLPSPFVNATELIKSFARKGMSVDEMVTLSGAHSIGIAHCGAFASRLYPQNNQQNLPIDPEYADFLKSICPPEALTNGTGAANPANLDALTPNRLDNRYYLALKSQKGLMISDQALMANPTTSRLVNYNARFGSLWSRKFAAAMIHMGTLDVLTGRNGEIRRNCHFVN